A single Phoenix dactylifera cultivar Barhee BC4 chromosome 1, palm_55x_up_171113_PBpolish2nd_filt_p, whole genome shotgun sequence DNA region contains:
- the LOC103706596 gene encoding amino acid transporter AVT6A — translation MTIGGLSPVENKGRRSNKEILDENAPLLPTKREEDGGFDEFNGASFSGAVFNLSTTIVGAGIMALPATMKVVGLVPGIAMVIFFAFLTEASIEMLIRFSRAGKTASYAGVMGDAFGKVGKVLLQICVTINNVGVLIVYMIIIGDVLSGTSSSGVHHYGVLEGWFGEHWWNGRFFLLLVTTLAIFAPLACFKHIDSLRLTSALSVALAVVFVVITAGIAIVKLLSGSISVPKLFPSIPNLASVWNLFTVVPVLVTAYICHYNVHTINNELDDSSQIKPIVWTSLVLCSTVYIATSFFSFLLFGESILDDVLANFDSNLGIPYSSLLNDAVRVSYAVHLMLVYPIIFHALRLNLDGLLFPSARPFSSDNRRFALITVGLLSVIFLAANFIPSIWDAFQFTGATAAVCIGFIFPAAITLRDPHGIATKWDKILSVFMIILAVLSNAIAVYSDAYSLFKKDKSLTRS, via the exons ATGACCATTGGAGGCCTTTCCCCGGTTGAGAATAAGGGGAGACGAAGTAACAAAGAGATTCTTGATGAGAATGCTCCCCTGCTACCAACCAAACGCGAGGAAGATGGAGGGTTTGATGAGTTTAATGGAGCTTCTTTTTCTGGGGCTGTGTTTAACCTATCGACGACCATTGTGGGAGCTGGAATCATGGCTCTCCCAGCCACCATGAAAGTCGTAGGGCTGGTGCCAGGAATTGCCATGGTCATATTCTTTGCTTTCCTAACTGAGGCCTCAATTGAGATGTTGATCAGGTTCAGCCGGGCTGGGAAAACAGCATCCTATGCAGGCGTTATGGGGGATGCATTTGGAAAAGTTGGGAAGGTGCTGCTTCAGATCTGTGTGACCATAAATAATGTGGGTGTGTTGATCGTCTACATGATAATCATTG GTGACGTGCTTTCTGGAACATCTTCCAGTGGGGTTCACCATTATGGTGTTTTGGAAGGATGGTTTGGGGAGCACTGGTGGAATGGTcggttttttcttcttctggtCACTACTTTAGCAATTTTTGCTCCATTGGCATGTTTCAAGCATATAG ATTCATTAAGACTCACATCTGCTTTATCAGTTGCACTAGCAGTAGTTTTTGTTGTAATTACTGCTGGGATAGCTATTGTAAAATTGCTGAGTGGAAGCATTTCAGTGCCCAAGTTGTTTCCAAGTATACCTAATTTGGCGTCTGTTTGGAACCTTTTCACAGTAGTCCCTGTTCTTGTAACTGCGTATATCTGCCATTACAATG TTCACACTATAAACAATGAACTTGATGACTCCTCCCAGATCAAGCCCATTGTGTGGACCTCGCTGGTGCTCTGCTCTACTGTCTACATCGCTACAAGCTTCTTTAGTTTCCTCCTCTTTGGTGAATCTATTCTTGATGATGTGCTTGCCAACTTTGACTCCAACCTTGGTATCCCATACAGCTCTCTGCTTAATGATGCTGTCCGCGTGAGCTACGCTGTCCACCTCATGCTTGTGTACCCTATCATCTTCCACGCACTGCGGCTCAACTTGGATGGCCTCCTCTTTCCTTCAGCAAGACCGTTTTCTTCTGACAATCGGAGGTTTGCGCTAATTACAGTGGGGCTTCTCTCAGTCATTTTCCTGGCTGCAAATTTTATTCCCAGCATCTGGGATGCCTTTCAATTCACTGGTGCAACAGCTGctgtttgcattggatttatTTTTCCTGCTGCCATTACCCTTAG GGATCCTCATGGCATAGCAACCAAGTGGGATAAGATCTTATCTGTTTTCATGATCATCCTTGCTGTGCTGTCAAATGCGATAGCTGTATATAGTGATGCCTACTCTCTTTTCAAGAAGGACAAATCCTTGACTCGATCTTAA
- the LOC103706595 gene encoding kanadaptin produces the protein MKVPMGPPPPRNPNPNPNPAPEPPIADQTLGDDTQTSAQDGARAEETSAPAADSVPEEPEKPTGSPDDNPESNSSGSQPGKLAVPYSIPPWSEPPGYPFFLEVLKDGTIIEQFDVSSKGAYMFGRVDLCDFVLEHPTISRFHAVLQFKKDGEAFLYDLGSTHGTFINKMQVKKNIYKAVHVGDVIRFGLSTRLYIFQGPSELMPAEGDLDKIRSAKIQEEMLDREASLLRARVEASLADGISWGMAEDAIEEAAENGSDEVTWQTYKGQLTERQEKTRGKIIKRLEKVTNMRKEIDAIRAKDIAQGGLTQGQQTQIARNEQRISQIMEELESLEETLNESIQESIGARAGKIVRDRKKGNVEDEDDKLSDDDEFYDRTKKKPSARKSGEEKSVETADTLLDKKEAIINEMEKMKELLAKEREKLEPNNENNTEAADDLDTYMSGLSSQLVRDKVIQMQKELSDLQTELDKIMYLLRIADPMGEAARKRDVKAQVPESKPSTNILKQPSSAQKQVIVPKKPSTGSQPEETSHSTQAVQHAEEGKDACKEESNGAPAFASMKPQWLGAKRDMEPEENKIVEAPLDESDNFIDYKDRKKALASVDDGQEIERAAPGLIIRKRKPIDEPGVTVDKAPKVDGLPSSDTSAADAVALLLKHKRGYFAIDDGHQNHQSESEGQAGKEVSQPKRVLGPSRPTFLDSSPDYESWMPPEGQTGDGRTSLNDRLGY, from the exons ATGAAGGTCCCCATGGGTCCTCCCCCTCctcgaaaccctaaccctaaccctaatcctGCCCCTGAACCCCCGATTGCAGATCAAACCCTTGGCGACGACACGCAGACCAGTGCCCAGGATGGAGCTCGCGCGGAGGAGACCAGTGCGCCGGCCGCGGATTCAGTCCCGGAGGAACCCGAAAAACCTACCGGTAGCCCGGATGATAACCCCGAATCTAATTCCTCGGGATCCCAACCCGGGAAATTGGCAGTTCCTTACTCGATTCCTCCGTGGAGCGAGCCCCCCGGTTACCCTTTCTTCCTCGAGGTCCTCAAGGACGGCACCATCATCGAACAATTCGACGT GTCTTCCAAAGGGGCCTACATGTTTGGACGCGTAGATCTTTGTGATTTTGTGCTGGAACATCCAACTATTTCTCGATTCCATGCAG TTCTGCAGTTTAAAAAAGATGGTGAAGCTTTTCTTTATGATCTTGGTAGCACGCATGGCACCTTCATCAACAAAATGCAG GTAAAGAAGAACATATATAAAGCAGTCCATGTTGGTGATGTAATTCGATTTGGCCT CTCCACACGGTTATATATCTTCCAAGGACCTTCTGAATTAATGCCAGCG GAAGGTGATTTGGATAAAATACGAAGTGCTAAGATTCAAGAAGAGATGCTTGATCGTGAAGCTTCACTTTTACGTGCAAGGGTTGAAGCTTCTCTTGCAGATGGCATTTCATGGGGAATGGCTGAGGATGCAATCGAAGAAGCTGCGGAG AATGGTTCAGATGAAGTAACATGGCAAACATACAAAGGGCAGCTTACTGAGAGGCAAGAAAAGACTCGtggaaaaattataaaaagatTGGAAAAG GTTACAAACATGAGGAAAGAGATAGATGCTATTCGCGCAAAAGACATTGCGCAGGGAGGCCTAACTCAAGGTCAACAAACACAGATTGCTCGAAATGAACAGAGAATATCACAG ATTATGGAGGAGTTGGAGAGCTTGGAAGAGACTTTGAATGAGAGCATTCAAGAAAGTATTGGTGCACGTGCTGGAAAGATAGTCCGTGACAGGAAGAAAGGAAATGTTGAGGATGAAGATGACAAGTTGAG TGATGATGATGAGTTCTATGACCGGACAAAGAAGAAGCCTTCTGCTCGAAAATCTGGCGAAGAGAAGTCAGTTGAAACAGCCGATACTCTTCTCGACAAAAAGGAAGCCATTATTAATGAAATGGAGAAGATGAAAGAATTGcttgcaaaagagagagagaaactggAGCCAAACAATGAGAACAATACAGAAGCTGCAGATGACCTTGACACATACATGAGTGGGTTGTCATCTCAACTAG TGCGTGACAAAGTCATACAAATGCAGAAGGAACTGTCTGATCTTCAAACCGAGTTGGACAAGATAATGTATTTGCTGAGAATTGCTGATCCAATGGGAGAAGCTGCTCGGAAAAGAGATGTGAAAGCACAAGTACCCGAGTCCAAACCAAGTACTAACATCCTGAAACAACCTTCGTCTGCACAAAAGCAGGTCATTGTGCCTAAAAAGCCTTCAACAGGTTCCCAGCCTGAGGAAACTTCCCATTCCACACAAGCTGTGCAGCATGCTGAAGAAGGTAAAGATGCTTGCAAAGAGGAAAGTAATGGAGCACCTGCATTCGCCTCCATGAAACCTCAGTGGCTTGGTGCCAAAAGGGACATGGAACCAGAGGAGAACAAGATAGTGGAAGCTCCTTTAGATGAGTCAGACAATTTTATTGATTACAAAGACAGGAAAAAGGCTCTTGCCTCAGTTGATGATGGTCAGGAGATTGAACGTGCAGCTCCTGGTCTTATTATAAGGAAACGCAAGCCCATTGACGAGCCTGGAGTCACCGTTGATAAAGCTCCTAAAGTGGATGGATTGCCGTCATCTGACACATCGGCTGCTGATGCTGTGGCTCTGCTGCTGAAGCACAAACGGGGGTACTTTGCTATAGATGATGGACATCAAAACCATCAATCGGAAAGTGAAGGTCAAGCGGGGAAGGAGGTGTCGCAGCCCAAACGGGTGCTTGGACCTTCAAGACCTACATTTCTTGACAGCAGTCCAGATTATGAATCATGGATGCCTCCGGAAG GACAAACTGGTGATGGACGCACCTCATTGAATGACCGCTTGGGTTATTGA